In Hahella sp. HNIBRBA332, the genomic window GTTTCACCTCCTTGGCGTCCGGTTCGCGCCGGGAAATACCAGCTTGAGCACGCCGTGTTTGAGTTGTGTAAGAATGTCCTCCACATTGGCGTCGACGCGATGCGCCTTGCGTCATCAGGCCGCCTGATTGGCGGCGTCAGAACGCTCTTCCGAACCTGCGTCGCCTTCATGCTCCAGCAAATGGCCGTCTTCATTAATCGCAATCTGCTTGGGCTTCATCGACTCAGGAATGTTCTGCTTCAACGTAATCGTCAGCAGGCCGTTACTGAGCGAGGCGTCTTTCACTTCCACGTACTGGGCCAGATTGAATGTGCGCTCGAAAGCGCGTCCCGGAATACCCTGATACAGGTAGTTGCGGGAAGCATCTTGTTCCTTGCGGCCGCGTACGGTCAGTACGTTTTTTTCCACCGTGATTGCAAGCTCGCTGCGTGCGAAGCCCGCCACCGCCAAGGTGATGGCGTATTGGTTCTCTTCCAGAGCTTCGATGTTGTAAGGCGGATAGGTGGGCGCGTCAGTCTCGCCGGTGAGCGCGCGATCAATCAGCGACGCCAGTCGTTCAAAGCCGACGCTGTTGCGATAAAGTGGGGTTAAGTCGATTGAGTTCATTGTATATCCTCCGCTTTGAAGCAATATAAACAAAGTCAAAAGACCAAGGGGCAATCCCTGGCGATTACCAATTTATGGTCGGACCGCGACTTTTCAAGTGTGAATTTTGTGACAATTCAGACAGGATTTAAGCAGCGTCGGAAATGAATGCGAGCAGCAAAGCGGAGCTATTTCGCCAGCTTCAGATAGTTGTCAGCGATGACGTCATAGCGCCCATTGTCCTTCAACTCCTGCAGCCGCTGATTGAATAAATCTCGCAGCTGGGCGGACTTGAAAATGGCGTAACGAGGAGCGCTGTTGAATAAAGGATGAACAATGTAGGGAGACTCATAAATCGGGCTGGTCGACTGCAGTTGGTTCAGATAGTAATGGAAAATGCGCTTATCCAGAATGATCGCGTCCGTGCGTTTCAAAAACAGCATCTGCACCTGCGCCCGTTGATCCACTACTTCCTCAATCTGCTGATTCTGCGCCGCCATCTTGGCGTACTCTGGAGTCAGATAAAGGTGGGCATTCTGGAACACCACCAGGCGTTTATCCTTCAGGTCATCCACTTTGAGAATCCCTTCCGCCTGATTGTTCAGCGTCACCACTACGTTCTGGTAGTAAACCACAGGATCGGAAAGGTAATAGCCGCCCTCGGAGTAACTGCCCGGAGGCAGGTTAAACGCGCCATCCACGCGCTGGTTTCGTAACTCCGCAAACAGGCGCCGGTTCGTGGTGTATATGAAGTTAACCGCATAGCCCTGCTCAGATAACGCTTCGCGAATAATATCCACCACCAGTCCGCGGTTTGCCTCGGCAATCACATAAGGAGCGATAGATGAAGACGTGATCAGTTCCAGTTGGCGCGAAAGCGTTTGCTCAGCAGCGACACCCTGACCGGCAAGTTGCAACAGAAAGCAAAACACACCGGATAAGACACCGCGAATCATGAGCAACGCCACCTAATCAAATGATCACCGACAACGTTAAATCAATGGACGCCAAGCTCTTTCTCCCGTGAATCCTCCCTTATCAATCATAGACGCCCGCCGGGTTAGCGCAAGTAGTCGCTGCTAGCTGTAGCAACACATCTCATATTACTAGCCTAAACTGCCCATTAATGATTTGCGCCTTACGACAGTTTGTTTTTCGCAGCCTTTCTGCAAAAGGCCAAACCTATAATATATTTAAATGGACATCCATTAACCACACAGTTTATAAACACACATAACCACACTATAATCTATTAAACATTTCCATCTATAAACTGATCTAACACTCCACCGTCCTCATCAACCAGAGATAGTAAATTCTCAAGTACATAACTAGGGTTGTATTTATTCTTATTTATCTTCTTAACAATAGGATAAAATTCTGGCAATACATCAGACCTCTTTTTATATATCTCAGGTAAGATAGAAAAGAACGCTAAAGCATGGCGTTGTCTTGACCTGATTGCACTATTTATCTTTCCCCATGAAAACGGAGATGTCAGAAATTTATCTGAGTCTTTGGAAGACTCTCCCCATGACTTTACCCAATCTGAACTTCTTGGAAAGCCCGCCGATGCAAAGTAAGCGGGCCCTTGTGATAACAGCTTTCGTCGCGAAGGGACTGCAAGAGCTGAGTCCACTTTTTCGCGTTTTATTTCTCCTACTTCTTTACCTCTAATAAGCAAACGCGTTGTTTCTGCATAGATCTCTCTTCCTAAGCTGTCAAAGTCCCGCTGGTGTCCGCCCCAGCGCCAATAGTCTGAAAGTAAAAAGCCACATACTTTGTCATCTACTACAATCTGATCATCATCACTAGCGAACCAGCGCTCAATCTCGGAGTCCGTATTACGACACAGCTTGTCAAACTCTCTAAACTTATCTACAAAATCCTTCCCCGTCACGGCCGCTCCCTCTATTAAAAGGCCGCTACCGACAAAGGAATACTGCATGTTCTCTATATACCCTGGCTGATAAATAGTATCCGCGTCAGCCTGAAGTACTAAGGCAGGTTCATCTAAGCTCCGATGTTTACGTAAATGCTCAGTAATAGCTAAAACACCGGCATTTCGCGCATATACATAACCTTTCCTATATTCTCTGATGATTGAAACATGTTGAGCTCCCACACATTCTCGAACCCGCGTCATTATAGAGAGAGTATGGTCAGTCGAACCATTATCAACCAGAACCAATATTGTATTAGTCTTTTTTAGCATTCCAAAGTCAAGTGACTTACAGGTGTCCCACAAATTTTCTTGTTCATTTAGGCAAGGTATAACAATAAAAATTTTCATACCTTGTCCACCTAATCCTTTGCACCTGTGCAGGTCCTAACTCTTTTCATAATCAGTTGGCTATAACCCGGAGGCGAAGCATCAAAGAAGCCAGCAGCTTCTGCAGCCCGCCTTGATGCTATATTAGACTTTCTCATGTGGGCATATATAACGTCGTGCTGGCTTTTTAGGCAGGCATAGTAGTACCCAATACGACCAATTCCTCGTCCTTGACTTTTTTTATTTAGATAGATCTGAATTGATGCGTGTAAACCGATAGGTGGCTCGTCAATAACGTTAATGTAAACTTCACCAGCGCGAACTCCACAAAACTCTATACGCCACTTCTCACCACCAGGTCCCTTACCCTTTCCAGGTGTCCCTGAAAGTGGGACTAGTGTTACGTCAGATGCTTCAACTTTTGGTATATCAAGCCGGGGCTTAACTACTTTTGGCTTAGGTGTAGGACGCCGTGTTCTTTTACTTGACTTAGCCCTCTCTACACGCAAAGAACTTTCTCCAAGCCAACTTGTAAACGTTGATAAGCATCTCTCCAGTATTCAGCTGGGAAAAAGCCAGGCGAAAACGCAATGGTGACATCTTCTATTTTCAGCTTAATACTGCTCAGTGTTTCAATTAACTCATCAATTTTTCCATTCATAACCCTCGTATCTGGGTCCAAACGAGAAGGCCTTACTCTCCACTCTGAATCTCCGTCATACCGATTATTGAAATAGTCCATATCAATATGAACCAGCACAGTTTTATCAGAAATATCATTTATCCACATGGATGGGTCAGAAGTTGCTAAATAATTCCACTTATGATCATCATTAACAAGCTCAAGTGACATTCTACTAGCACCATAATGCAGCAATTTATCCAACTCCCTGTCACTAGAATTCATTTGTATTTTACTATTCCCACTTAGTTTTGGAGGCTGACAAAGATGGCGAACTTGAGTAGAAGGTATCTCACATATGAAAGGAGTCATAAAGCTTCCCATTCCTATAGCTCCACTTTCAATGGCCTTCTGCACTGTATGAGGATCATAAATATTTATACTCTCCCCTGTAATTGCATCTAGCAAAACTCCATCTTTAGTTACTATTCTTGGTGAACCTAAGTCACGATGATCATCTGCATGTAGTATTACAATATTTTTATGTTTATTTGAAGGTGTTCGTGATAACCATTCACTCCAACTTAGCAATGTCCAAGTGTCATACAGCACAGTAAAAATCCTGCCATTTCTTTTTCGAAATGACCACATTGAAGATAATGTCAGCTCTTTCCCCAACCATTGAAGATTTTCTTGAAGGTTTGGATCAACATGCCTATCTACGTCCGATGGCCACTCTAATCTGAGTCTAACTTTGTCATTTTCTATTGTCGGTATTGCATCCTTATCACAAAAGTAGTCGCGCAAAAAGCTATGCCAGTCTTTTTCGTCAATAGGAAACAAATCTTTTGACACTAACATTACCGCTACTCCTTGGCGCTTTTTAAGAGCACTTCACCTAAACGAAGACCAGTCTTAGTAAGTCGGCAATTAGCTAAAGTATTAAATGCTATCTCCAAATTTTTGTTGGTATCAGACAGTTGATTTTCGGCTCGGATCTGCATATGGGGAATATTTTTAGACCTAATATAAGTCCAGAATCGACGCAACTCTACGAATACAAATATCGCATGAAACAAGCCTGATGGAGGTCGCATATCTTCCCTCCATGGCGATGGGACCTTATTATCTGAATTTTCAACAATCTGATATTGCTTCTCAAGGAGATATAGCTTCTGATGACGATATTCATGAATAATAGAATCAGCCAAGTCATAGGCATCAATAAGTTTTCCTCCTTGAACTACAGAAACATATAATGCCCCAGGGACGCTATTATCACTAAAGGAGACAATTTTATTAGGATCCGCACTAGGATCTCGCACAAATTGCACTGATTTACAAATTGAATTTATCTCATTAAGTAATGCAGGACGCCACTTCTCTATAATTTCAATTGCATTATAAAAAACCAGCTCTGCGTCAAGTGCAGTCTCAGTTC contains:
- a CDS encoding Hsp20 family protein, with translation MNSIDLTPLYRNSVGFERLASLIDRALTGETDAPTYPPYNIEALEENQYAITLAVAGFARSELAITVEKNVLTVRGRKEQDASRNYLYQGIPGRAFERTFNLAQYVEVKDASLSNGLLTITLKQNIPESMKPKQIAINEDGHLLEHEGDAGSEERSDAANQAA
- a CDS encoding ABC transporter substrate-binding protein; this encodes MIRGVLSGVFCFLLQLAGQGVAAEQTLSRQLELITSSSIAPYVIAEANRGLVVDIIREALSEQGYAVNFIYTTNRRLFAELRNQRVDGAFNLPPGSYSEGGYYLSDPVVYYQNVVVTLNNQAEGILKVDDLKDKRLVVFQNAHLYLTPEYAKMAAQNQQIEEVVDQRAQVQMLFLKRTDAIILDKRIFHYYLNQLQSTSPIYESPYIVHPLFNSAPRYAIFKSAQLRDLFNQRLQELKDNGRYDVIADNYLKLAK
- a CDS encoding glycosyltransferase family A protein; protein product: MKIFIVIPCLNEQENLWDTCKSLDFGMLKKTNTILVLVDNGSTDHTLSIMTRVRECVGAQHVSIIREYRKGYVYARNAGVLAITEHLRKHRSLDEPALVLQADADTIYQPGYIENMQYSFVGSGLLIEGAAVTGKDFVDKFREFDKLCRNTDSEIERWFASDDDQIVVDDKVCGFLLSDYWRWGGHQRDFDSLGREIYAETTRLLIRGKEVGEIKREKVDSALAVPSRRKLLSQGPAYFASAGFPRSSDWVKSWGESSKDSDKFLTSPFSWGKINSAIRSRQRHALAFFSILPEIYKKRSDVLPEFYPIVKKINKNKYNPSYVLENLLSLVDEDGGVLDQFIDGNV
- a CDS encoding GNAT family N-acetyltransferase, coding for MRVERAKSSKRTRRPTPKPKVVKPRLDIPKVEASDVTLVPLSGTPGKGKGPGGEKWRIEFCGVRAGEVYINVIDEPPIGLHASIQIYLNKKSQGRGIGRIGYYYACLKSQHDVIYAHMRKSNIASRRAAEAAGFFDASPPGYSQLIMKRVRTCTGAKD